The following DNA comes from Luteolibacter flavescens.
TGTATAGACCGGGGACATAGGTAGCAGGTGTTCGGGGACATGGGTTACACCTTCAAGGAGGAGGAAACCATGCCTTGGCAAACCTGTGACCTGATGGACATGAGACACGAATTCGTGGAGATGGCATCCCGTGAGGGAGCCAACAAGGCGGAGCTGTGCCGGCGTTTTGGGATCAGCCGCAAGACCGGCTACAAGTGGCTGGGGAGGCAGCGCGGGGGCGGGAGCTTGTCGGATGCCCCACGCAGGCCCGCCACGAGTCCCGGCAAGACCGGCATGCCGATGGAGGACAAGATCGTCGCCGCCCGTCGAAGTCATCCGGCTTGGGGCGGGCGCAAGCTCAAGTGGTGGTTGGAAAAGCAGGGCGAGACGGGCGTCCCTTCCGCGAGCACCATTACGGAGGTGCTGCGCCGTCGCGGGCTGCTTTCAGTGCCCGCCGGTCCTTCCGGCAAGGGCTGGGAGCGCTTCGAGCGCGAGGCCCCCAACGAACTGTGGCAAATCGACTACAAGGGCTGGCTGGCCTTGGCCAAGGGCGGACGCTGCCATCCGCTGACGATGCTCGACGACCACAGCAGGTTCAACCTGCTGCTGGAGCCGTGCGCAGGCGAAACCTTCGCCGAGTTGCGACCGCTGCTTGAGGCTGCCTTCCGTCGCTACGGGTTGCCACAGGTGATGCTCTGCGAC
Coding sequences within:
- a CDS encoding IS481 family transposase, translated to MGYTFKEEETMPWQTCDLMDMRHEFVEMASREGANKAELCRRFGISRKTGYKWLGRQRGGGSLSDAPRRPATSPGKTGMPMEDKIVAARRSHPAWGGRKLKWWLEKQGETGVPSASTITEVLRRRGLLSVPAGPSGKGWERFEREAPNELWQIDYKGWLALAKGGRCHPLTMLDDHSRFNLLLEPCAGETFAELRPLLEAAFRRYGLPQVMLCDNGKPWGDSSGHFTQCEAWLLRLGVDVWHGRPRHPQTQGKEERFHRTFKAEVLSRTTVWHDLSHCRREFEPWRGIYNRERPHEALGGAVPASRYEVSSRVLPAVPPAAGQWYGGEDVVKKVLAKGIIAFRGVLWSLGEAFKGQEVALRRTGEDRYEVYYCWKR